A single genomic interval of Gossypium raimondii isolate GPD5lz chromosome 11, ASM2569854v1, whole genome shotgun sequence harbors:
- the LOC105802525 gene encoding putative casein kinase II subunit beta-4: protein MYSHRDRGGGSSKSELVGGPFDRKRLNDVLDKHLEKSSPSTSRGFNRKDKERSSVPSTSTGKSQLDHRDSRSAPLSKAKCDEESETDSEESDVSGSDGDDTSWISWFCNLRGNEFFCEVDDDYIQDDFNLCGLSSQVPYYGYALDLILDVESSHGDMFTEDQNELVESAAEMLYGLIHVRYILTSKGMSAMLEKYKNYDFGRCPRAFCCGQHCLPVGQSDIPRSSTVKVYCPKCEDIYYPRSKYQGNIDGAYFGTTFPHLFLMTYGHLMPQKPAQNYIPRVFGFKIHKP from the exons ATGTACAGTCATAGAGATCGAGGAGGAGGGTCTTCGAAATCGGAGCTTGTTGGAGGACCGTTTGATCGGAAGCGATTAAACGATGTGCTCGACAAGCATCTAGAGAAGTCGTCTCCATCCACTTCGAGGGGCTTCAACAGAAAAGACAAAGAAAGATCCTCTGTTCCTTCAACTTCCACTGGTAAATCCCAGCTTGACCATCGTGATTCACGCTCTGCACCTCTCTCCAAAGCCAAATGTGATG AGGAGTCTGAAACAGACAGTGAAGAATCAGATGTTAGTGGTTCTGATGGAGATGACACATCTTGGATCTCATGGTTTTGCAATTTGCGCGGCAATGAGTTTTTCTGTGAAGTTGATGATGACTACATCCaagatgattttaatctttGCGGGTTGAGCAGTCAAGTTCCGTACTATGGCTATGCGCTCGATTTAATATTGGATGTTGAATCTTCCCATG GTGATATGTTCACTGAAGATCagaatgaattggttgaatcgGCAGCTGAGATGTTGTATGGTCTTATACATGTCCGTTACATATTAACTAGCAAGGGAATGTCTGCTATG TTGGAGAAATACAAAAACTATGATTTTGGGAGATGCCCAAGAGCTTTCTGCTGTGGACAACATTGTCTTCCAGTTGGCCAGTCAGATATTCCTCGTTCAAGTACTGTGAAAGTCTACTGTCCAAAATGTGAAGATATATATTATCCTCGATCCAAATATCAAGGca ATATTGATGGAGCATATTTTGGAACAACATTTCCACATCTTTTTCTAATGACATATGGACACCTAATGCCACAAAAGCCAGCCCAAAACTACATCCCAAGAGTTTTTGGCTTCAAGATCCATAAGCCCTGA
- the LOC105802537 gene encoding ras-related protein RIC1-like: MAWHLPMHQATTLKIRTVEQDGKTIKLQIWDTAGQERFRTITSNYYRGAHGIIVVYDVTDQESFNNVKQWLNEIDRYASDNVNKLLVGNKCDLTENKVVSYEIAKVYVMFGCEI; the protein is encoded by the exons ATGGCTTGGCACTTGCCTATGCATCAAGCAACCACACTG AAAATACGCACTGTGGAGCAGGATGGAAAgaccattaaacttcaaatt TGGGACACTGCTGGACAAGAACGATTTAGGACAATCACTAGCAACTACTACCGTGGGGCTCATGGCATAATT GTTGTTTATGATGTGACAGACCAAGAAAGCTTCAACAATGTCAAGCAGTGGCTGAACGAAATTGATCGTTATGCTAGTGATAATGTTAACAAACTACTGGTTGGAAACAAGTGTGATCTTACTGAAAACAAAGTCGTGTCATACGAGATCGCTAAGGTTTATGTTATGTTTGGATGTGAaatataa
- the LOC105802522 gene encoding uncharacterized protein LOC105802522, protein MHQKKSEVQIGKESSGVSSDFHPKPSTVHHHHHQHHHHHSLPSHHLQHFNYHHSVYQLSDTTATPISVFPQIVIQNPPQNDAIAPASSSPSSSSSSSPTPYKRPLLAQTPSLTKTPTLYRFTSPPHFSSPNAASFFSFSIAAKSFIYRILRRFKQLRCLRVHLRLILLLSLPFFYFLVSHPSHSFLLDFLSAFAFSAALLFSLNLALPRLPSIRLFLARSFPIKFKPSSSLSRPHLPVFWSIGSRPKSEKRANSGCWVQVYSNGDVYEGEFHKGKCSGSGVYYYYLSGRYEGDWVDGKYDGYGVETWARGSRYRGQYKQGLRHGFGVYRFYTGDVYAGEWSNGQGHGCGIHTCEDGSRYVGEFKCGVKHGLGHYHFRNGDTYAGEYFADKMHGFGVYCFANGHCYEGAWHEGRRQGLGMYTFRNGEAQSGHWQNGVLNVPSTQNSTYPVSPVAVYHSKVLNAVQEARRAAEKAYDVAKVDERVNKAVAAANRAANAARVIAVKAVQKQMHHTNNNDNIPIPIPIM, encoded by the exons ATGCATCAGAAGAAATCGGAAGTTCAGATCGGAAAAGAAAGCAGCGGCGTCTCTTCCGATTTTCATCCTAAACCCTCAACGGTtcatcaccaccaccaccaacatcatcatcatcatagtCTTCCATCTCATCACCTGCAACATTTTAATTACCATCATAGTGTGTATCAGCTTTCCGATACAACAGCGACGCCAATTTCCGTTTTCCCTCAGATAGTTATCCAGAACCCTCCCCAAAATGACGCAATTGCGCCTGCTTCTTCAtccccttcttcttcttcttcttcttcgccGACGCCTTACAAGAGACCCCTTTTGGCCCAAACGCCTTCTCTCACAAAAACCCCGACCTTGTACCGTTTTACGTCGCCCCCTCATTTCAGTTCCCCTAATGCCGCttcctttttttccttctccATTGCTGCTAAATCTTTCATTTATCGGATTCTCCGTCGTTTCAAGCAATTGCGTTGTCTCCGGGTTCATCTACGCTTAATCCTCCTTCTATCTCTCCCTTTTTTCTACTTCCTAGTTTCGCATCCAAGCCACTCCTTTTTACTTGACTTCCTATCGGCTTTCGCTTTCTCCGCTGCGCTGCTTTTTTCCCTTAACCTCGCTCTCCCTCGACTTCCTTCTATTCGTTTGTTCTTAGCCCGTTCTTTTCCAATTAAGTTCAAGCCATCATCTTCACTCTCGAGGCCTCATTTGCCTGTTTTTTGGTCAATTGGGTCTCGACCAAAATCTGAAAAGCGAGCGAATTCGGGGTGTTGGGTTCAGGTTTATAGCAATGGAGATGTTTATGAAGGGGAGTTTCATAAGGGGAAATGTTCAGGGAGCGGcgtttattactattatttgaGTGGACGATACGAGGGGGACTGGGTGGATGGCAAGTATGATGGCTATGGGGTGGAAACGTGGGCTAGAGGAAGCCGGTATCGTGGGCAGTATAAGCAGGGCCTTAGGCATGGATTTGGGGTTTATAGGTTCTACACTGGGGATGTTTATGCAGGTGAGTGGTCTAATGGGCAGGGTCATGGCTGTGGAATCCATACTTGTGAGGATGGAAGTCGATATGTTGGGGAATTCAAATGCGGAGTCAAGCATGGACTTGGACATTACCATTTTAG GAATGGAGATACATATGCTGGGGAATATTTTGCAGACAAGATGCACGGATTTGGTGTCTATTGTTTTGCAAATGGCCATTGCTACGAGGGTGCTTGGCATGAGGGTAGGCGACAAGGGCTTGGAATGTATACATTTAGAAATGGGGAAGCACAATCTGGTCATTGGCAAAATGGAGTTCTTAATGTCCCAAGCACACAGAACTCTACGTATCCAGTATCACCTGTAGCTGTTTATCATTCAAAAGTACTAAATGCAGTGCAG GAGGCTCGAAGGGCAGCAGAGAAAGCTTATGATGTGGCCAAGGTAGATGAGAGAGTGAACAAGGCAGTTGCTGCAGCTAATAGAGCAGCAAATGCAGCAAGAGTAATAGCGGTTAAAGCAGTGCAAAAGCAAATGCATCATACTAATAACAATGACAACATTCCCATTCCCATTCCTATCATGTGA
- the LOC105802535 gene encoding uncharacterized protein LOC105802535: protein MPPRMVKRGAVAGGSKRTPRNTRGASKSENPPAEPAQEAVNAKEASIPVEEVVEAVKVDEKPTPEQKEVIEEGNTGLNLNSNGSVSMKKENDSQESMEEYEKDERLELDDNEPEYEAEEYGGVDYDEKEMDPDEVEDEVEEVIEEEQDGEDEDIHEVEVEGDADDDEHPGEEAEHADLDDATEHEERHEVVQERRKRKEFEVFVGGLDKDATEDDIRKVFNQVGEIVEVRLMMNPQTKKNKGFAFLRFATIEQAKRAYTELRNPVINGKQCGVTPSQDSDTLFLGNICKTWTKEALKEKLKHYGVDNVEDLTLVEDSNNEGMNRGFAFLEFASRSDAMDAFKCLQRRDVLFGVDRPAKVSFADSFIDPGDEIMAQVRTIFIDCLPPSWDEDRVRELLKKYGEIEKIELARNMPSADRKDYGFVTFDTHDAAVTCAKSINNTELGEGDIKAKVRARLSRPHQRGRGKNVSRDSFRSGRGSGRVVRGSWVRPDSRGYATRGMRGISSRAPPPSLKRPVGLRDRRPLMSAPARGRPLSPPPSRSYDRRAPVMPYPKGSFKREYSQRDELPPPRSREVMDYGSRVVPDRRSTYREEYSSRNPGYFDLPRTTSRNAARRPYGDDAYAQRFERPPPSYREGRGRDYDTISGSKRPYPVMDDVPPRYADDGPRHSRARLDYELAGGAPPYVDAYGDRLGRSNLGYGGSRNSISSQTSHGLYGSRQGMGYGGGSFSSSDVGGMYSSSGYGGDYIPRGSGVGGSSYSSMYSSRGMGGSSYMGGGGGSGSYY from the exons ATGCCTCCTAGAATGGTGAAGAGAGGAGCTGTGGCCGGTGGTTCAAAGAGAACGCCGAGGAACACTAGAGGCGCATCTAAATCCGAGAATCCACCAGCGGAGCCTGCACAAGAGGCCGTGAATGCAAAGGAGGCTTCAATTCCAGTTGAGGAGGTCGTGGAGGCAGTTAAGGTTGATGAGAAACCAACTCCGGAACAAAAAGAGGTGATCGAGGAGGGAAACACcggtttaaatttgaattccaaTGGGTCGGTTTCGATGAAGA AAGAGAATGACTCACAGGAGTCTATGGAGGAGTATGAAAAAGATGAGAGGTTAGAATTGGATGATAATGAACCTGAATATGAAGCTGAAGAATATGGTGGGGTGGATTATGACGAGAAGGAGATGGATCCTGATGAAGTGGAAGATGAAGTAGAGGAAGTGATTGAGGAGGAGCAGGATGGTGAGGACGAAGATATTCATGAAGTTGAAGTAGAAGGTGATGCTGATGATGATGAGCATCCTGGGGAGGAAGCAGAGCATGCAGATTTGGATGATGCAACCGAGCATGAAGAGCGACATGAAGTTGTTCAAGAGAGACGCAAGCGTAAAGAGTTTGAAGTGTTTGTTGGGGGCTTAGACAAGGATGCTACCGAAGATGATATCAGGAAAGTGTTCAACCAAGTGGGTGAAATTGTTGAAGTTAGGTTGATGATGAACCCTCAAACAAAGAAGAACAAGGGCTTTGCTTTCTTGCGATTTGCAACTATAGAACAAGCAAAACGTGCATATACTGAACTTAGGAATCCCGTG ATCAATGGAAAACAGTGTGGTGTTACCCCAAGTCAAGACAGTGACACCCTTTTTCTGGGTAATATATGCAAGACATGGACAAAGGAAGCA TTGAAAGAGAAGTTGAAACATTACGGAGTTGACAATGTTGAGGACTTAACGTTGGTCGAAGACAGCAACAATGAAGGAATGAATCGAGGCTTTGCATTTTTGGAATTTGCATCCCGTTCAGATGCGATGGATGCTTTTAAGTGTCTTCAACGGAGAGATGTTTTATTTGGGGTTGATAGGCCTGCAAAGGTTTCTTTTGCAGATTCCTTCATCGATCCAGGTGATGAAATCATGGCACAG GTTAGGACCATATTTATTGATTGCCTGCCTCCTTCTTGGGATGAGGATCGCGTTAGAGAGCTACTGAAGAAGTATGGGGAGATAGAAAAGATTGAACTTGCCCGGAACATGCCATCTGCTGACAGGAAGGATTATGGTTTTGTCACATTTGATACTCATGATGCTGCTGTCACATGTGCTAAGAGCATTAATAATACCGAGTTGGGCGAAGGTGACATCAAG gCCAAAGTTAGAGCCAGGTTATCGAGACCACATCAAAGAGGCAGAGGTAAGAACGTCAGCCGTGATAGTTTCAGGTCTGGGCGTGGATCTGGACGAGTAGTTAGGGGTTCATGGGTTCGTCCTGATTCACGTGGTTATGCTACTCGTGGGATGAGAGGAATTAGTAGCCGTGCCCCTCCACCCAGTCTAAAGAGGCCTGTTGGACTAAGAGATAGACGTCCTCTCATGTCTGCACCAGCTAGAGGCAGACCTTTATCACCTCCCCCTTCTAGATCCTATGACAGAAGAGCCCCTG TTATGCCATATCCAAAGGGTAGCTTTAAGAGGGAATATAGTCAACGTGATGAGCTTCCTCCTCCAAGGAGCAGAGAAGTTATGGATTATGGATCTAGGGTTGTCCCTGATAGACGATCCACATATAGAGAAGAATATTCTTCTCGCAACCCTGGTTACTTTGATTTGCCTAGAACCACATCTCGTAATGCAGCGAGAAGACCGTATGGAGATGATGCATATGCCCAAAGATTTGAAAGACCTCCTCCTAGTTATCGTGAGGGGCGTGGCCGTGATTATGACACTATTTCTGGCTCAAAAAGGCCATATCCTGTTATG GATGATGTCCCTCCACGATATGCTGATGATGGTCCGAGGCATTCAAGGGCTCGTCTAGACTATGAACTTGCTGGTGGTGCTCCTCCATATGTGGATGCATATGGTGATAG GCTTGGGAGATCCAATCTAGGATACGGTGGCAGCAGGAATTCTATATCTAGTCAGACCTCACATGGGCTATATGGCAGTCGTCAGGGCATGGGCTATGGTGGAG GTTCTTTTAGCAGCAGTGATGTTGGAGGAATGTACTCATCCTCTGGTTATGGTGGTGATTACATACCTAGGGGATCTGGT GTTGGTGGTAGCTCTTACTCATCCATGTACTCCAGTCGTGGTATGGGTGGTAGCAGTTACATGGGTGGTGGGGGTGGTTCTGGGTCATACTACTGA